The following proteins are co-located in the Solanum pennellii chromosome 1, SPENNV200 genome:
- the LOC107008222 gene encoding very-long-chain aldehyde decarbonylase CER1-like: MANKPGILTNCPWACLGNLKYLVLAPFACHSIYTFFMSKDESERDMFFILLLPLTLFRMVHYQTWISLSRYRTAKGNNRILDKSIEFDQVDRESNWDDEIILFGLVYYIGYLILEQAHHMPMWRTDGIVITALLHIGPVEFLYYWLHKALHHHFLYSRYHSHHHSSIVTEPISAVVHPFVEILAYYTLFGLPVITTLFTGTASIASIGAYVIYIDFMNLMGHCNFELIPKWMFSVFPPLKYFMYTPSYHSLHHTQFRTNYCLFMPLYDYIYDTVDKSSDTLYEKSLEREAEVPDVVHLTHLTTLESIYHLRLGFASLASKPHASKWYMLLMWPVTIWSIMLTWIYDYTFVVERNLFKNLKLQTWAIPKYRVQYFMQWQRESINNMIEKAIVEADQKGIKVLSLGLLNQEEQLNNNGELYLRRHPQLKVKVVDGSSLAVAVVLNSIPKGTSQVVLRGRLSKVANSIALVLCKGGIQVVTLDEEDYKRLKAKLTPEAATNLVLSKSYNVSKTWLVGDGLSKDEQLKAPKGTLFIPYSQFPPRKVRKDCFYFNTPAMIAPKHVENVDSCENWLPRRVLSAWRIAGILHALEGWNEHECGDMILDTQKVWKASLEHGFCPLTKTFVA; encoded by the exons ATGGCTAATAAACCTGGCATTCTCACTAACTGTCCATGGGCATGTCTTGGCAACTTAAAG TACTTGGTATTGGCACCATTTGCATGTCACAGCATATACACATTCTTCATGAGCAAAGATGAAAGTGAGAGGGACATGTTCTTCATACTCCTACTCCCATTAACTCTCTTCAGAATGGTTCACTACCAGACATGGATATCTTTATCCCGCTACAGGACTGCAAAGGGGAATAATCGAATTCTTGATAAAAGCATCGAATTTGATCAAGTTGACAGAGAAAGCAACTG GGATGATGAGATCATACTTTTTGGGTTGGTATATTATATCGGATACCTGATTCTGGAACAAGCTCATCACATGCCTATGTGGAGGACCGATGGGATCGTTATAACAGCCTTGCTTCATATTGGTCCTGTAGAGTTCCTCTATTATTGGCTACACAAAGCTCTGCATCATCATTTTCTCTACTCTCGATACCATTCGCATCACCACTCCTCCATTGTTACTGAGCCAATCAGTG CTGTAGTTCATCCATTTGTTGAGATACTAGCATATTATACACTCTTTGGCTTACCTGTAATCACAACATTATTCACCGGGACTGCTTCTATAGCTTCAATTGGTGCTTATGTCATCTATATTGATTTCATGAACCTCATGGGCCATTGCAACTTTGAGCTAATTCCTAAGTGGATGTTCTCTGTCTTTCCCCCTCTCAAGTACTTCATGTATACGCCCTC GTACCACTCACTACATCACACCCAATTCAGAACAAATTATTGCCTTTTCATGCCACTCTATGACTATATCTACGATACAGTGGACAAGTCATCGGACACATTGTATGAGAAGTCACTTGAGAGAGAAGCTGAAGTGCCAGATGTGGTGCACCTTACACATCTAACAACCCTAGAATCCATCTACCATCTTCGACTAGGATTTGCATCGCTGGCCTCAAAGCCTCACGCCTCTAAGTGGTATATGTTGTTAATGTGGCCCGTCACAATATGGTCAATAATGCTTACATGGATTTATGATTACACATTTGTTGTTGAGAGAAATTTgttcaagaatctcaaattACAAACTTGGGCTATTCCAAAGTATCGCGTACAA TACTTTATGCAATGGCAAAGAGAGAGTATTAACAATATGATCGAGAAAGCCATCGTTGAAGCAGATCAAAAAGGCATAAAAGTGTTGAGCCTTGGACTCTTAAATCAG GAAGAGCAACTGAATAATAACGGAGAACTTTACCTAAGGAGGCATCCTCAGTTGAAAGTGAAGGTGGTAGATGGAAGTAGCCTAGCTGTGGCCGTGGTTCTCAATTCCATTCCTAAAGGAACTTCTCAAGTTGTCCTTCGAGGTCGTTTGTCCAAAGTTGCTAACTCCATTGCTCTTGTCTTGTGCAAAGGAGGAATTCAG GTTGTCACGTTAGACGAAGAAGATTACAAGAGACTTAAAGCAAAGCTTACCCCAGAGGCTGCAACTAATTTGGTCCTCTCAAAAAGTTATAATGTTTCAAAG ACATGGCTAGTAGGGGATGGATTGAGCAAAGATGAGCAATTGAAAGCACCAAAAGGAACATTATTCATTCCTTATTCACAATTCCCACCGAGGAAAGTTCGCAAGGATTGTTTCTATTTCAACACACCAGCCATGATTGCTCCAAAACATGTTGAAAATGTAGACTCTTGTGAG AATTGGCTGCCAAGAAGAGTGTTGAGTGCCTGGAGAATAGCTGGAATTTTGCATGCATTGGAAGGTTGGAATGAGCATGAATGTGGTGACATGATACTTGATACTCAAAAAGTGTGGAAAGCTAGCCTCGAACATGGTTTTTGCCCATTAACCAAGACATTCGTTGCTTAA